A single genomic interval of Noviherbaspirillum saxi harbors:
- a CDS encoding TonB-dependent receptor plug domain-containing protein: protein MPKKKLKTHKNLPTIYFIPLFIGLSLFSVGNLVLAQEKTLPAVNVEASRTSQLGIAESANAGVVIQRQLEARTVYRAGELLEATPGLIVSQHSGEGKANQFYLRGFNLDHGTDLRTTVDGMLVNQRSHGHGQVWTDLNFLTPELTTRLEYRKGPYYAAEGDLHRPLRQV, encoded by the coding sequence TTCCACTATTCATTGGGTTGTCTTTATTTTCCGTAGGCAATTTGGTGTTGGCGCAAGAAAAAACACTTCCCGCGGTCAATGTGGAAGCGTCCCGTACCAGTCAACTAGGAATTGCTGAATCAGCCAATGCCGGTGTGGTCATCCAGCGGCAACTGGAGGCGCGTACCGTTTATCGAGCCGGTGAACTGCTCGAGGCCACGCCCGGCTTGATCGTCAGCCAACACAGCGGTGAAGGCAAAGCGAACCAGTTTTACCTGCGCGGCTTTAACCTTGATCACGGGACGGACTTGCGCACGACCGTCGATGGCATGCTGGTCAATCAGCGCAGCCATGGACATGGACAGGTTTGGACCGACCTCAACTTCCTGACTCCCGAATTGACGACCCGACTGGAATACCGAAAGGGTCCCTACTACGCGGCGGAGGGAGACTTGCATCGGCCGCTACGGCAAGTGTGA